Proteins encoded within one genomic window of Trichomycterus rosablanca isolate fTriRos1 chromosome 7, fTriRos1.hap1, whole genome shotgun sequence:
- the mrpl40 gene encoding 39S ribosomal protein L40, mitochondrial, translating to MSGIVCQLLLRPVLLSRCRSAMESSVRHSHWFATPFSLKTSVPLRAEPRKKKKVDPRRELMAKERLKKKLKKLEKIPPELIPIEDFITPAKCLDEIRVRSVPKLSFEESERRALLLKEWSRYKHSQHQTEMAAINEALDAQTQALEELRLESDELYKAAISPDTSLIPFQRQGPSHTPPISTHEAPEGRYNDITRVYTQ from the exons ATGTCAGGAATTGTATGTCAGCTGCTGTTGAGGCCGGTTCTGTTATCGCG ATGCAGGTCTGCTATGGAAAGCTCTGTCCGACACAGCCACTGGTTTGCAACCCCGTTTTCGTTGAAGACCTCAGTTCCACTAAG AGCAGAGCCGAGGAAAAAGAAGAAGGTCGACCCGCGTCGTGAGCTGATGGCGAAAGAACGACTGAAGAAAAAGCTGAAGAAACTTGAGAAGATCCCACCTGAGCTGATTCCTATTGAGGACTTTATAACTCCGGCCAAGTGCTTGGATGAGATCAG GGTCCGCAGTGTTCCCAAACTATCTTTTGAGGAGAGTGAACGTAGGGCGCTGTTGCTTAAGGAATGGTCCAGGTACAAACACTCCCAGCACCAGACTGAGATGGCAGCGATTAACGAAGCCCTAGATGCCCAGACACAAGCTTTAGAGGAGCTCAGGCTGGAATCAGACGAGCTCTACAAGGCAGCAATCAGCCCTGACACGAGTCTGATTCCCTTTCAGCGTCAAGGTCCAAGCCACACACCTCCTATCTCAACTCACGAAGCACCTGAAGGCAGATACAATGACATTACACGAGTGTACACACAGTAA
- the c7h22orf39 gene encoding synaptic plasticity regulator PANTS gives MAGVEVPWRPPRVCDVYWSEFRHCKSLQNCFHHYYTYGKSPVCQQWKEDFEVCKEWERTHSPQAKETLQKSEQSRVSEQRNFTPVWEMRKSPPADWHLPLDQDKTQDP, from the exons ATGGCAGGGGTTGAGGTACCCTGGAGG CCACCACGGGTGTGTGATGTCTACTGGAGTGAATTCAGACACTGTAAGAGTTTACAAAACTGCTTCCATCACTACTACACGTACGGAAAATCACCCGTCTGCCAGCAGTGGAAGGAGGACTTTGAGGTGTGCAAAGAGTGGGAGAGAACCCACAGTCCACAGGCTAAG GAAACTCTACAGAAAAGTGAACAGAGTCGAGTGTCTGAACAGAGGAACTTCACTCCGGTTTGGGAGATGAGAAAAAGCCCACCAGCTGACTGGCACTTACCTCTCGATCAGGACAAAACACAGGACCCTTAA